In Felis catus isolate Fca126 chromosome A3, F.catus_Fca126_mat1.0, whole genome shotgun sequence, a single genomic region encodes these proteins:
- the NAA20 gene encoding N-alpha-acetyltransferase 20 isoform X2, with amino-acid sequence MTCSASTTSDSTEAPAAEVVASNLDPLTETYGIPFYLQYLAHWPEYFIVAEAPGGELMGYIMGKAEGSVAREEWHGHVTALSVAPEFRRLGLAAKLMELLEEISERKGGFFVDLFVRVSNQVAVNMYKQLGYSVYRTVIEYYSASNGEPDEDAYDMRKALSRDTEKKSIIPLPHPVRPEDIE; translated from the exons ATGACCTGTTCCGCTTCAACAACAT CGGACAGCACCGAGGCGCCCGCCGCGGAGGTCGTTGCGAG taaCTTGGATCCACTTACAGAAAct TATgggattcctttttatttacagtACCTCGCCCACTGGCCAGAGTATTTCATTGTTGCAGAGGCACCTGGTGGAGAGTTAATGGGTTATA TTATGGGTAAAGCAGAAGGCTCTGTAGCTAGGGAAGAATGGCACGGACATGTCACAGCTCTCTCTGTTGCCCCAGAATTTCGACGCCTTGGTTTGGCTGCAAAACTTATGGAATTATTAGAGGAGATTTCAGAACG aaagggTGGATTTTTTGTTGATCTCTTTGTAAGAGTATCTAACCAGGTTGCAGTCAACATGTACAAGCAGCTGGGCTACAGCGTATACAGGACAGTCATAGAGTACTATTCAGCCAGCAATGGGGAGCCTGACGAGGACGCTTATG ATATGAGGAAGGCACTTTCCAGAGACACTGAGAAGAAATCCATCATACCATTACCTCATCCTGTGAGGCCTGAAGACATTGAATAA
- the NAA20 gene encoding N-alpha-acetyltransferase 20 isoform X3: MTTLRAFTCDDLFRFNNINLDPLTETYGIPFYLQYLAHWPEYFIVAEAPGGELMGYIMGKAEGSVAREEWHGHVTALSVAPEFRRLGLAAKLMELLEEISERKGGFFVDLFVRVSNQVAVNMYKQLGYSVYRTVIEYYSASNGEPDEDAYDMRKALSRDTEKKSIIPLPHPVRPEDIE, encoded by the exons atGACCACGCTCCGGGCTTTCACGTGCGATGACCTGTTCCGCTTCAACAACAT taaCTTGGATCCACTTACAGAAAct TATgggattcctttttatttacagtACCTCGCCCACTGGCCAGAGTATTTCATTGTTGCAGAGGCACCTGGTGGAGAGTTAATGGGTTATA TTATGGGTAAAGCAGAAGGCTCTGTAGCTAGGGAAGAATGGCACGGACATGTCACAGCTCTCTCTGTTGCCCCAGAATTTCGACGCCTTGGTTTGGCTGCAAAACTTATGGAATTATTAGAGGAGATTTCAGAACG aaagggTGGATTTTTTGTTGATCTCTTTGTAAGAGTATCTAACCAGGTTGCAGTCAACATGTACAAGCAGCTGGGCTACAGCGTATACAGGACAGTCATAGAGTACTATTCAGCCAGCAATGGGGAGCCTGACGAGGACGCTTATG ATATGAGGAAGGCACTTTCCAGAGACACTGAGAAGAAATCCATCATACCATTACCTCATCCTGTGAGGCCTGAAGACATTGAATAA
- the NAA20 gene encoding N-alpha-acetyltransferase 20 isoform X6 encodes MTTLRAFTCDDLFRFNNIGQHRGARRGGRCEGGLGIPVSAARANGITSMFLAGGSTEGKYLAHWPEYFIVAEAPGGELMGYIMGKAEGSVAREEWHGHVTALSVAPEFRRLGLAAKLMELLEEISERYEEGTFQRH; translated from the exons atGACCACGCTCCGGGCTTTCACGTGCGATGACCTGTTCCGCTTCAACAACAT CGGACAGCACCGAGGCGCCCGCCGCGGAGGTCGTTGCGAG GGTGGCCTTGGCATTCCTGTCTCAGCTGCCAGAGCAAATGGCATCACATCCATGTTCCTGGCAGGAGGATCAACAgaggggaag tACCTCGCCCACTGGCCAGAGTATTTCATTGTTGCAGAGGCACCTGGTGGAGAGTTAATGGGTTATA TTATGGGTAAAGCAGAAGGCTCTGTAGCTAGGGAAGAATGGCACGGACATGTCACAGCTCTCTCTGTTGCCCCAGAATTTCGACGCCTTGGTTTGGCTGCAAAACTTATGGAATTATTAGAGGAGATTTCAGAACG ATATGAGGAAGGCACTTTCCAGAGACACTGA
- the NAA20 gene encoding N-alpha-acetyltransferase 20 isoform X4: MTTLRAFTCDDLFRFNNIGQHRGARRGGRCEYLAHWPEYFIVAEAPGGELMGYIMGKAEGSVAREEWHGHVTALSVAPEFRRLGLAAKLMELLEEISERKGGFFVDLFVRVSNQVAVNMYKQLGYSVYRTVIEYYSASNGEPDEDAYDMRKALSRDTEKKSIIPLPHPVRPEDIE, from the exons atGACCACGCTCCGGGCTTTCACGTGCGATGACCTGTTCCGCTTCAACAACAT CGGACAGCACCGAGGCGCCCGCCGCGGAGGTCGTTGCGAG tACCTCGCCCACTGGCCAGAGTATTTCATTGTTGCAGAGGCACCTGGTGGAGAGTTAATGGGTTATA TTATGGGTAAAGCAGAAGGCTCTGTAGCTAGGGAAGAATGGCACGGACATGTCACAGCTCTCTCTGTTGCCCCAGAATTTCGACGCCTTGGTTTGGCTGCAAAACTTATGGAATTATTAGAGGAGATTTCAGAACG aaagggTGGATTTTTTGTTGATCTCTTTGTAAGAGTATCTAACCAGGTTGCAGTCAACATGTACAAGCAGCTGGGCTACAGCGTATACAGGACAGTCATAGAGTACTATTCAGCCAGCAATGGGGAGCCTGACGAGGACGCTTATG ATATGAGGAAGGCACTTTCCAGAGACACTGAGAAGAAATCCATCATACCATTACCTCATCCTGTGAGGCCTGAAGACATTGAATAA
- the NAA20 gene encoding N-alpha-acetyltransferase 20 isoform X1, protein MTTLRAFTCDDLFRFNNIGQHRGARRGGRCEGGLGIPVSAARANGITSMFLAGGSTEGKYLAHWPEYFIVAEAPGGELMGYIMGKAEGSVAREEWHGHVTALSVAPEFRRLGLAAKLMELLEEISERKGGFFVDLFVRVSNQVAVNMYKQLGYSVYRTVIEYYSASNGEPDEDAYDMRKALSRDTEKKSIIPLPHPVRPEDIE, encoded by the exons atGACCACGCTCCGGGCTTTCACGTGCGATGACCTGTTCCGCTTCAACAACAT CGGACAGCACCGAGGCGCCCGCCGCGGAGGTCGTTGCGAG GGTGGCCTTGGCATTCCTGTCTCAGCTGCCAGAGCAAATGGCATCACATCCATGTTCCTGGCAGGAGGATCAACAgaggggaag tACCTCGCCCACTGGCCAGAGTATTTCATTGTTGCAGAGGCACCTGGTGGAGAGTTAATGGGTTATA TTATGGGTAAAGCAGAAGGCTCTGTAGCTAGGGAAGAATGGCACGGACATGTCACAGCTCTCTCTGTTGCCCCAGAATTTCGACGCCTTGGTTTGGCTGCAAAACTTATGGAATTATTAGAGGAGATTTCAGAACG aaagggTGGATTTTTTGTTGATCTCTTTGTAAGAGTATCTAACCAGGTTGCAGTCAACATGTACAAGCAGCTGGGCTACAGCGTATACAGGACAGTCATAGAGTACTATTCAGCCAGCAATGGGGAGCCTGACGAGGACGCTTATG ATATGAGGAAGGCACTTTCCAGAGACACTGAGAAGAAATCCATCATACCATTACCTCATCCTGTGAGGCCTGAAGACATTGAATAA
- the NAA20 gene encoding N-alpha-acetyltransferase 20 isoform X7: MTTLRAFTCDDLFRFNNIGQHRGARRGGRCEGGLGIPVSAARANGITSMFLAGGSTEGKYLAHWPEYFIVAEAPGGELMGYIMGKAEGSVAREEWHGHVTALSVAPEFRRLGLAAKLMELLEEISERMYLFFFYLA, translated from the exons atGACCACGCTCCGGGCTTTCACGTGCGATGACCTGTTCCGCTTCAACAACAT CGGACAGCACCGAGGCGCCCGCCGCGGAGGTCGTTGCGAG GGTGGCCTTGGCATTCCTGTCTCAGCTGCCAGAGCAAATGGCATCACATCCATGTTCCTGGCAGGAGGATCAACAgaggggaag tACCTCGCCCACTGGCCAGAGTATTTCATTGTTGCAGAGGCACCTGGTGGAGAGTTAATGGGTTATA TTATGGGTAAAGCAGAAGGCTCTGTAGCTAGGGAAGAATGGCACGGACATGTCACAGCTCTCTCTGTTGCCCCAGAATTTCGACGCCTTGGTTTGGCTGCAAAACTTATGGAATTATTAGAGGAGATTTCAGAACG gATGTATCTATTTTTCTTCTACCTTGCTTGA
- the CRNKL1 gene encoding crooked neck-like protein 1 produces MAASTAAGKQRIPKVAKVKNKAPAEVQITAEQLLREAKERELELLPPPPQQKITDEEELNDYKLRKRKTFEDNIRKNRTVISNWIKYAQWEESLKEIQRARSIYERALDVDYRNITLWLKYAEMEMKNRQVNHARNIWDRAITTLPRVNQFWYKYTYMEEMLGNIAGARQVFERWMEWQPEEQAWHSYINFELRYKEVDRARTIYERFVLVHPDVKNWIKYARFEEKHGYFAHARKVYERAVEFFGDEHMDEHLYVAFAKFEENQKEFERVRVIYKYALDRISKQEAQELFKNYTIFEKKFGDRRGIEDIIVSKRRFQYEEEVKANPHNYDAWFDYLRLVESDAEAETVREVYERAIANVPPIQEKRHWKRYIYLWVNYALYEELEAKDPERTRQVYQASLELIPHKKFTFAKMWLLYAQFEIRQKNLPFARRALGTSIGKCPKNKLFKGYIELELQLREFDRCRKLYEKFLEFGPENCTSWIKFAELETILGDIERARAIYELAISQPRLDMPEVLWKSYIDFEIEQEETERTRNLYRRLLQRTQHVKVWISFAQFELSSGKEGSLAKCRQIYEEANKTMRNCEEKEERLMLLESWRSFEDEFGTVSDKERVDKLMPEKVKKRRKVQADDGSDAGWEEYYDYIFPEDAANQPNLKLLAMAKLWKKQQQEKEAAEQDPDKDIDESES; encoded by the exons ATGGCGGCCTCCACCGCAGCCGGGAAACAGAGGATTCCCAAAGTGGCCAAG GTGAAAAACAAAGCCCCGGCTGAGGTACAGATAACTGCCGAACAACTCTTAAGAGAAGCTAAAGAAAGAGAACTTGAGCTTCTTCCACCTCCACCTCAACAGAAGATCACAGATGAAGAAGAGTTAAATGATTACAAACTAAGGAAAAGGAAG ACTTTTGAAGATAACATAAGAAAAAACAGAACTGTGATTAGTAACTGGATAAAATATGCACAATGGGAAGAGAGTCTAAAGGAGATTCAAAG GGCTCGATCCATATACGAACGTGCTTTAGATGTAGACTATCGAAATATTACACTCTGGCTGAAATatgcagaaatggaaatgaagaatCGCCAGGTCAACCATGCCCGAAATATCTGGGACCGGGCCATAACAACTCTGCCTCGAGTCAACCAGTTCTG GTACAAGTACACGTACATGGAAGAGATGTTGGGGAACATTGCTGGCGCCCGGCAGGTGTTTGAGCGCTGGATGGAGTGGCAGCCTGAGGAGCAAGCCTGGCACTCCTACATCAACTTTGAGCTACGATACAAAGAGGTGGATCGGGCCCGCACCATTTACGAGCGAT TTGTTCTCGTGCACCCTGATGTTAAGAATTGGATCAAGTATGCCCGCTTTGAAGAAAAACATGGTTATTTTGCCCATGCACGGAAAGTGTACGAGAGAGCCGTTGAATTCTTTGGAGATGAACATATGGATGAACACCTTTATGTTGCCTTTGccaaatttgaagaaaatcagaaagaa TTTGAAAGGGTACGGGTCATCTACAAGTATGCCCTGGATAGGATTTCAAAGCAGGAGGCCcaagaactctttaaaaattataccatCTTCGAGAAGAAATTTGGTGATAGGCGGGGTATTGAAGACATCATTGTGAGCAAGCGAAGATTCCAGTATGAGGAAGAGGTGAAG GCTAATCCACACAATTACGATGCGTGGTTTGACTACTTGCGCTTGGTGGAAAGTGATGCCGAAGCAGAAACTGTTCGAGAAGTGTATGAAAGAGCCATTGCCAATGTGCCACCCATTCAAGAGAAGCGGCACTGGAAGCGCTACATCTATCTGTGGGTCAACTATGCGCTGTATGAGGAATTGGAGGCAAAG GATCCCGAGAGGACGAGACAGGTATATCAAGCTTCTTTGGAATTAATCCCTCACAAAAAG ttcACATTTGCCAAGATGTGGTTACTATACGCACAAtttgaaataagacagaaaaatttACCATTTGCCAGAAGAGCTTTG GGAACTTCCATAGGCAAATGCCCAAAGAACAAGTTATTTAAAGGTTACATAGAATTGGAGCTGCAGCTTCGAGAATTTGACAGATGCCGGAAGCTTTATGAGAAGTTCTTGGAATTTGGACCTGAAAATTGTACCTCTTGGATTAAGTTTGCAGAGTTAGAGACAATCCTTGGTGATATTGAGAGAGCCCGGGCAATCTATGAGTTAGCCATCAGTCAGCCACGCTTAGACATGCCAGAG GTGCTTTGGAAATCATATATTGACTTTGAAATTGAGCAGGAAGAAACTGAGAGAACACGAAATCTTTACCGACGATTGCTTCAGCGAACACAGCATGTCAAG GTATGGATCAGCTTTGCCCAGTTTGAGCTGTCTtcagggaaagaaggaagtttGGCTAAATGCAGACAAATTTATGAAGAGGCTAACAAAACCATGAGAAACTgcgaagaaaaggaagagagacttATGTTGCTGGAATCATGGCGAAGCTTTGAAGATGAATTTGGAACAGTATCAGATAAGGAGAGAGTAGACAAACTCATGCcagagaaagtcaagaaaagaagaaaggtccaGGCTGATGATGGG TCTGATGCAGGCTGGGAAGAGTACTATGATTACATCTTTCCCGAAGATGCTGCCAACCAACCCAACCTCAAGCTCCTGGCCATGGCCAAACTTTGGAAGAAACAGCAACAGGAAAAGGAGGCTGCTGAGCAAGACCCAGATAAGGACATTGATGAGAGTGAATCCTGA
- the NAA20 gene encoding N-alpha-acetyltransferase 20 isoform X5 — protein sequence MRYLAHWPEYFIVAEAPGGELMGYIMGKAEGSVAREEWHGHVTALSVAPEFRRLGLAAKLMELLEEISERKGGFFVDLFVRVSNQVAVNMYKQLGYSVYRTVIEYYSASNGEPDEDAYDMRKALSRDTEKKSIIPLPHPVRPEDIE from the exons ATGAGG tACCTCGCCCACTGGCCAGAGTATTTCATTGTTGCAGAGGCACCTGGTGGAGAGTTAATGGGTTATA TTATGGGTAAAGCAGAAGGCTCTGTAGCTAGGGAAGAATGGCACGGACATGTCACAGCTCTCTCTGTTGCCCCAGAATTTCGACGCCTTGGTTTGGCTGCAAAACTTATGGAATTATTAGAGGAGATTTCAGAACG aaagggTGGATTTTTTGTTGATCTCTTTGTAAGAGTATCTAACCAGGTTGCAGTCAACATGTACAAGCAGCTGGGCTACAGCGTATACAGGACAGTCATAGAGTACTATTCAGCCAGCAATGGGGAGCCTGACGAGGACGCTTATG ATATGAGGAAGGCACTTTCCAGAGACACTGAGAAGAAATCCATCATACCATTACCTCATCCTGTGAGGCCTGAAGACATTGAATAA
- the NAA20 gene encoding N-alpha-acetyltransferase 20 isoform X8, translating to MTTLRAFTCDDLFRFNNINLDPLTETYGIPFYLQYLAHWPEYFIVAEAPGGELMGYIMGKAEGSVAREEWHGHVTALSVAPEFRRLGLAAKLMELLEEISERYEEGTFQRH from the exons atGACCACGCTCCGGGCTTTCACGTGCGATGACCTGTTCCGCTTCAACAACAT taaCTTGGATCCACTTACAGAAAct TATgggattcctttttatttacagtACCTCGCCCACTGGCCAGAGTATTTCATTGTTGCAGAGGCACCTGGTGGAGAGTTAATGGGTTATA TTATGGGTAAAGCAGAAGGCTCTGTAGCTAGGGAAGAATGGCACGGACATGTCACAGCTCTCTCTGTTGCCCCAGAATTTCGACGCCTTGGTTTGGCTGCAAAACTTATGGAATTATTAGAGGAGATTTCAGAACG ATATGAGGAAGGCACTTTCCAGAGACACTGA